CATGGATATTTTCTTTAGGTGCTTTTGCAATGCGTGAGACTACTTCGGTAACCTCGCGAGCTAATTGATTTTTTTGTTCTTGTGAGCGTCCCTCAAACAAGTCAATTGTTACAAATGGCATAATGTTACTCCTTTATGTTATTGGGCATCATTGTAACATAATGCTGTGAAAAAGTATACACTGTTTTCAATGGCTGGGAAAACTTCAGCCTTTGTGGTAAAATAGGTAGAATACTATAGAAAGTAGGATTTTCCGCTTTGGCTCAACTCTATTATAAATATGGGACAATGAATTCTGGTAAAACCATTGAAATTTTAAAAGTTGCTCATAACTATGAAGAACAAGGCAAACCTGTTGTCATTATGACAAGTGCTCTTGATACACGTGATGGTTTTGGCATCGTCTCAAGCCGTATTGGTATGCGACGAGAAGCTATCCCCATTTCAAATGACATGGATATTTTCACATTTATTGCCCAATTGGAGGAAAAACCTTATTGTGT
The genomic region above belongs to Streptococcus pyogenes and contains:
- a CDS encoding 4-oxalocrotonate tautomerase, with the protein product MPFVTIDLFEGRSQEQKNQLAREVTEVVSRIAKAPKENIHVFINDMPEGTYYPQGEMKQKS